Genomic segment of Paenibacillaceae bacterium GAS479:
CTCAGCGAGGAGAGCCTTTCTAAATCGGATCGGCATTGCCCATCCTGACGGCTTAAATTAAGCTTCGGAAATTTCTACTTTAGCCATTTTATCGCGGCCTTTGAAGGCATCAACGTATTCCATGCCCTTAGTTACTTTGCCGAACACCGTATGTTGTCCGTCAAGATGTGGCTGCGGTTGGTAGCAAATGTAGAACTGGCTGCCGCCGGTATTGCGTCCAGCATGGGCCATCGCCAGGGAGCCGCGCTCATGCTTGTTTGGATTGATTTCGCAGTTGATATTGTAACCAGGACCGCCAGTGCCTGTGCCGTTCGGGCAACCGCCCTGAGCAACAAAGCCTGGGATGACACGGTGGAACGACAGGCCGTTGTAGAAACCATCGTTTACCAGCTTTTCAAAGTTGGCTACCGTATTTGGAGCATCCTGGTCAAACAGATCCAGAATGACTTCGCCGCCGTTTTCGAGCGTAATCTTTGCTTGTTTTGCCATTTGGTATCACTCCTATTTCAAAAATAAAAAGCTATGTACGAAGTTTATCATACAACAGAAGGAGCTCGCAAAGCAAAGCAAGCCTCCCGCCCGGGAGGCCTGCCGCTGCCAGCTAGATTAAGATTGTACCTCTGCCTTGCGCAGACGCTGCGGCAACACATCGTTACGCGAAATATCCTCAAGCGACTCGCGCTGTACGGCAATATCCGCCCCACCATCCTTCACCAGCACGACCGCCGGACGGCGGATGCGATTGTAGTTTGAAGCCATCGCATAGTTGTAAGCGCCAGTGCAGAACACGGCGAGCAAATCACCGGTTTTTGCTTCGGGCAGCTCCAGATCCCAGATGAGCATATCGCCGCTTTCGCAGCATTTGCCAGCAATGGATACCTTCTCAACAGCAGGCTCCGTTGCCCGGTTGGCCAGCAGCGCATCGTACTTGGATTCGTACAGCGCAGGACGAGGGTTGTCCGTCATGCCGCCGTCAACAGCAACATACTTGCGCACACCGGGAATGTCCTTGCTCGTTCCGACCGTATACAGCGTAGTACCAGCATCGCCGATGATGCTGCGGCCTGGCTCGACCCAAATCTCAGGCAGCGGGTAGCCGGCTGCAGTGAAGTTGGAGCGGATCGCCTCGGTAATAGCGCTAATGTAAACATTCACCGGAAGCGGGCTGTCCTCGCTCGTATAACGAATACCAAAGCCACCGCCAAGGTTGATGACGCGGAATACCTGTCCCAGCTTGTCGCGAACTTCGACGGCAAACTCCGCTACCTTGGCCGCAGCCATACGGAAGCCTTCAACTTCGAAGATTTGGGAGCCGATATGGGAATGGACGCCAAGCAGGACGAGATTATCCAGCTTGAGGGATTGCTCTACAGCCTTGTAAGCCGCACCACCTGCAAGGTCGAAACCGAACTTGGAATCTTGCTGGCCAGTAGAAATGTAGTCATGGGTGTGTGCCTCTACACCTGGAGTGATGCGCAGAAGAATGTTCGCTTTGCGGCCCTTGGAGGCAGCAATAGCGTTAAGCAGCTCCAGCTCCGAGAAGTTATCAGCCACGAAGCAGCCGATTCCGGCGTCAAGCGCCATCT
This window contains:
- a CDS encoding diaminopimelate decarboxylase; its protein translation is MYLHGTSKINEQGRLEIGGCDTKDLAEQFGTPLYIVDEALVRQRAREYVEAFKASGFRFQVAYASKAFSTVAMCAIAEQEGLSLDVVSDGELHTALQAGFPAERIHFHGNNKTPFEIEMALDAGIGCFVADNFSELELLNAIAASKGRKANILLRITPGVEAHTHDYISTGQQDSKFGFDLAGGAAYKAVEQSLKLDNLVLLGVHSHIGSQIFEVEGFRMAAAKVAEFAVEVRDKLGQVFRVINLGGGFGIRYTSEDSPLPVNVYISAITEAIRSNFTAAGYPLPEIWVEPGRSIIGDAGTTLYTVGTSKDIPGVRKYVAVDGGMTDNPRPALYESKYDALLANRATEPAVEKVSIAGKCCESGDMLIWDLELPEAKTGDLLAVFCTGAYNYAMASNYNRIRRPAVVLVKDGGADIAVQRESLEDISRNDVLPQRLRKAEVQS
- a CDS encoding peptidyl-prolyl cis-trans isomerase B (cyclophilin B), which produces MAKQAKITLENGGEVILDLFDQDAPNTVANFEKLVNDGFYNGLSFHRVIPGFVAQGGCPNGTGTGGPGYNINCEINPNKHERGSLAMAHAGRNTGGSQFYICYQPQPHLDGQHTVFGKVTKGMEYVDAFKGRDKMAKVEISEA